The sequence below is a genomic window from Gossypium hirsutum isolate 1008001.06 chromosome A11, Gossypium_hirsutum_v2.1, whole genome shotgun sequence.
CTCAACTTCCTAGATTTTCCTACATTTACCACTTCATGCAAAGCTTTCTcaaacttcttcttcttcttcagagCAACTGAAGAAGAAGTTGCAGACGAGAAAGAGATTTCTAGGTAAATTTAGAAGAATTCTTTCCTttccacacacatatatacatatagtcAAAGTTTTCACGGTCTTCTTAGTCCATTTTAGTCATTCATTGCTAATCATTTTGTCTCACAGAGACAGACAGTTCCAAACTAACTAAACCAGAATTGAGATCCAACTAATCACAATTCAaccactaaaatttttgaaattttcagtGGAGCCCAACAATTTgccaatcaattcaatttaatcctaactttcTTAAATTTTGGGACATAAAGGATAACTGGGTGTGACATCGCTATTCATTCATTAATATAACTTATTCTCAAATCTTACCAATATATTCACACAAAAATACTATATTTACactttatgaaatttaattactATATGGTGAAATTCACTATTATTCCTAtgcttttatttcacatttcaacaatATTTGATTCCCAATCAAATTCATAAGATTGACGCAACTATCAAAGTTAAATAATTTCATAAGTCATCATATTACAATTATTCACTTAATGTCTTAAACAATTCACTTAACTATTCTTATGAGTTAgtaattctatcacttaaaataaTTTCTTAGCATCATACTCTTCTActatttttcttcctcctctccatTACACATCTTTTACATATGTGTATTTATACGAGAATTTATGGCCTTTAGTATTGTATGCCTATATGCcacattaatttaaattttactaaatacataattttagcaaagttgtccacttgagtaatagtcactaaTTTTCTTATATCTCAAtctacagaattcaaaattaagatatgctttttgtttttgaaactagacacattgaagtttttactataaaaattttagaatttataccTAAGACAACAAATACAATTTATTCTTCAAATCTTTCCTTATTTTGCTTCTAGGTAGTAATGACCCTTCTTAACTAAAAGTAATTATCTTTCAATACAAGTCTCGTaatatgtttctgtttgtttctcttaaaagtagactcattaatattttattcatataaatttcatcacctaaacatttttttacaatttactatgatttttcaaatttagaataaGGGATCCTAAAATCACtatgaccttgtctcacaaaaattattatatctcattatctacaatttcatttcttacattgtttcttttatgaaaaactagactcaataaaatttaatatcatatttgattaaacatctaattcgattcctataatttttggtgaattttcaaagttgaacCACTATTCTGTCCAGAAATTATAATGTCTACTTTTTCTTGATTCTTTGCATTAACTTTCATTTAATCATACATAATTATCATAATTttgattattattcaatttaatatttaaaactcACTTACATCAAAATATAGTTTTATCATAACCTTTCTTatttcaattatgaatttcagaagtttacaatttaatccctaatatcaTGAAAATTCATTATTTGCTATAATTTCACCTTAACATCACTTTATAATTAATTCACCAACACTTAACATTCCATTTAAACTTCCTAAGAAAATTCTTTATTTCACACATAAAATTTTgtacactttacaatttagtctttattatcaaaatttcaatgtAACTTGAAAATTTTCCTCTCATTCACTTTTTATATCATCACTATTTCATCacactttatttatattttcttttcaacatTCAAATTCATATAACCTATGTtgtttaatttacaatttagtcttttttctatTACTTCATTGCactaatttaatttcatacataatatttgcatattcacaattaattcaaCCAATTTAGCATACCTTATTCTTGATTTacattaaataaagtaaaattcttGAAGTACTTACCTTGTCTCTTTAATCACCTCATTTTTTCCACAACTTTCTCCACTTCTAATTTCTTTCTTCCAAGATAATATTCTAACTCTCTAATGTCTCTACCTTCACTTCTCCTTTTGGGtgactataaaaattttcaagaaatttgagagaaaaagtAAGATTTTAGGgtgaatgaccaaattgtatgaaaaaaaaaattccttcTCTAGCTCTCTCACTCACGTTGGAAAATGAAAAGATGATGATTTCTCTTCATCATTCCTTCCTTTTTATACTAACATTttcgtaaaaaaatattaataaaaatctaattacaatattaatattatagcatttatcttattatttaatttaaaatatcattaaaatatctCACATTTCATCATTACACTGTAGAATTCTTTCTcattctaattgaccatttttccctttataatcCTTAAAAATTCCATCTTTGAATCATCCCTTAATTcaataaaattgtgatttagtccctcataattctccatttattcaatttagtccttattcatcaattttccttatTTTCTATACCTTTCCACCCTTaatatatttgcattattagcCTTCAACTTTTCTATATTTATGCTTTAACCCCTCACACGTTAAATATTTACGCTTAGACTACATAACTTCTCATATTTTgatgatttagtccctagctcaaattagtatTTTAcaacatatttcttattttatttttctctaataTCTCTTATCATTTACTTTCTTTATatcttatttcattaaaaatctaTCTCATATTATTTTCGACCAAGGGGTTTTAGGGATGTTACATATTAGGTTGTTgtatgcattgaaataatgatgagTGGCTAAATTTATAGTGGTCGGTTGATGGAagtgttctttagttaattttttggtataaggactaaattgaataaacctCAAAATTTAGAATTGACGCTTCTATGGGGAACATATAGATAGGTGAGACCAATAGAGATCCTATTGAGTTTAGCTAAGTACCACTGTTTgctattaattgttatttacctAAGTTTTGTCTATTttacgatttaatcttttttagtGTTAATTGGCAAATTAGTAAACTTGACACTAAGTGTACTTAGCTAGACTCTTTATTTGCATATATTAGTTGCTTAGAAATCATTTTGTCCCCGTTTCTTAAGTTCAATCATTGAAATATTCAAGTGTTCCATTATAACTGACCTGTCACACTAACAGTAAAATTACTATATTTATAATTGTTGTAGCGTTGATTCTCAACCCCAGTGCACGCACGCCGGGGCACGACCAGGATTATCTAAAAAGGTATCCCAAACTTAATGAAATCAATTAAAATCCCCCCTTTTCTCCGGGGGAAAACAAAAGGAAGACAAATTGcaagaaagaaatgagaaaaatcAAGAGAATCAGACATTCAGAACTGTGTGATGCATTAATGAAATTAAAGAGAACTAGACTTTTAATCTTTAGTTCTTAGGCTGTAACATGTACAAGAAAATCCCGCCAGCTACCGAAACGTTGAGAGACTCAAATTTTCCTGTCATGGGAATGCTCACGAGCTCACATTTGAGCTGAGATTTCTCGGAAAGCCCACGTCCTTCACTTCCCAAAACCAAGCATGATGGAACATGCGCTACCGAGTGTACGAATTCTTGAGATAGTGAAAACGGCTTTTTCAATTTCCCATCAATATCTGGATGGCCAGCTAGCATCTTCATGTTGAATGTATCTTTCAGGGTTTGAAGATGGTTCCAACTACCGGAAACTATAGGCAGCTGAAAGGAGGCTCCCCGGCTAGCTCTGAGCGCCTTCTCATTGAATGGATCACAACAACCAGGAAGAAGAAATATACCATCCTGTTGGGTATTGACCAAAACAGAATCAGGTGAAATAATGGAATGCAGACATTTCGATACAATAAAGACTAACTGCAttgaagaagagaaaagaaattgggATGGCTATCTGACTATGATGAACAAAAAATTATGTCTTATAAGTTCAACCCTGTGATTGTTGGTTCAAGTAGATGAATGAAGTATTTGTCAGAAAAAGATACATTTACTCACATTCATCTCCCTCTAGATGATGAATCTACTATATACATAACAATGTATGCAGGTCTGCATAGGCATGATTGAAGAGTTTCAAAACAGTTAATAAATTATAATGGATATGTATTCAGAcagatgcaaaaaaaaaaaaaaaggttgttaatacagattattatgtaatattatGTGAAAATTATATGTCAAGCATGCATGTGTATGAACACTTACGGAAAACAAGTAGATGAACTGTTGACAACAAGAAGCAGACAGGAAGAAAAGGAATAATTTCGGGTTAAGCTTCATTCCTTACCCATTGAAAGGCCATAGCTGATCTGATTAATGTGCCGAGATTACCAGGGTCCTGCAGGGATTAATTTCTCATGAATTACAGAAGATCCCTCAAATCAATTGCCTGCAGTTATAGTTTGTGATTAAATGCCATTACGTGATTAAATCATTGGATTCTATATGTTTATAGGGTGTTACTAGAAAACCTATATTATTCCGGAGATTGTACATAAAGGTAAATAAAATCAAGCACTTAATGAGAAATTCAATGCATTTGAGACTATTTGCAATGGATCTTTTGACAAAAAATCTTATTAGTTGACATTACATAAAAAACAGTACGACAATGAATTCCAGAAGATACTCCAATACAAGAAGGTTGCAGGGAGAAGACTTATGACAAGAAAATTAAAGAACCAAAGAGCCACCTTTTTGGGGTACTTCCTAAAAAACAACTTCTGTGATTTTATGATTTCCACCAGATGTTTGATTCCAATAATTACTTAAATGTTCAAGGAACAGAAGACAAGACGCTACAACTTCTTGAACATTCAAAAAACTTGAAGAACACTGGCCCTTTGTTTCAAAGAAATATTGAGGTAATTGCTTAACTCAGAAGGGAAAAGAAATGCTTGTCAAAAGTTTGCAAATCACCTGAATGCCATCAAGAACTAAAATTCGATGCATGGATGGGAACCAGCTTTGAGAATCTGACTTGTTTTGATCaacagttaaatttaaaaaactggTAGGGAACCTCATCATGGCAATTGCCTCAATGGACTCAGCTGATTGCACCCCAGAAAGTTTTTTCATTACCATAGAGCCTATTCGAACAACATGACAAGAGTGACTATCTAGTCCTTCAGGGATCTCAGCGTTTTCAAGCAGAAGCAAACAATCTATTACAGTTTTCTCTTGGGAAGATTCTTTATACCTGTATATTTCCCTGCAAAAGACATGTCAGTCATAATAACTCTAGCTTAACCCAAAAGAAACGTTGGAGGAGAAATAAGTGACTTCCCTCACAATGCAATATATAGCCATAAACTTTACATGTCTAACTTCATCCTAATTGCCTTCAAGATGATGGCTTGAGCCTTGAGGGAAAGAAGGAAAACTCAAATGAGGGGCAAATTTTGTCAACTCACTAATCAAATGAGTTTTTCACATTTATAGtgaaagagaaaggaaataatCATCTGATAACCGGAAAGAAACAAAGCCCACTTCAACATAAACAGCAGTTGCTGGGCAATGACTTAAGTTCCAAACAATCAACATAATGAAGTACAACACAGCACAACTTTGATAAAAGGCTTCTTACACGAGTAACATTGTTACTCCACACAAATACCAGATCCATAAGCTCTTACATGAGAGGTTCTATAGGTAGCTAAAGCTATAAACTAAATGGAATTGTTTTGATTACAAGGAAGAATGAAAGAAGAATTGCTtgaagaaaaataacaaaaccaagCAAAGTAAGCAAGAATTTAAGTGTGAAGctattatttgatatatgaacCTATGACAAACCACAAAATTACAGTTTTCTTTGGTTCAAAATCAAAACTGATATAGCATCGAACCTAGAAGccttttactttttgtttggaAAGGAAA
It includes:
- the LOC107897530 gene encoding uncharacterized tRNA/rRNA methyltransferase YsgA isoform X2; translated protein: MLLLLLWALLLSGKYTGSMVMKKLSGVQSAESIEAIAMMRFPTSFLNLTVDQNKSDSQSWFPSMHRILVLDGIQDPGNLGTLIRSAMAFQWDGIFLLPGCCDPFNEKALRASRGASFQLPIVSGSWNHLQTLKDTFNMKMLAGHPDIDGKLKKPFSLSQEFVHSVAHVPSCLVLGSEGRGLSEKSQLKCELVSIPMTGKFESLNVSVAGGIFLYMLQPKN
- the LOC107897530 gene encoding uncharacterized tRNA/rRNA methyltransferase slr1673 isoform X1; amino-acid sequence: MLCSYKLWVQASYPPHLKLLNQNSNIPIPKTKTQFQRKSLDGRFDDIDDDADGSGLRKFALPSHVKSITSTSNPFVKHCLKLKNSSSYRHSHASALVVGTTPIREIYRYKESSQEKTVIDCLLLLENAEIPEGLDSHSCHVVRIGSMVMKKLSGVQSAESIEAIAMMRFPTSFLNLTVDQNKSDSQSWFPSMHRILVLDGIQDPGNLGTLIRSAMAFQWDGIFLLPGCCDPFNEKALRASRGASFQLPIVSGSWNHLQTLKDTFNMKMLAGHPDIDGKLKKPFSLSQEFVHSVAHVPSCLVLGSEGRGLSEKSQLKCELVSIPMTGKFESLNVSVAGGIFLYMLQPKN